A stretch of the Azorhizobium caulinodans ORS 571 genome encodes the following:
- a CDS encoding response regulator transcription factor, whose translation MSVSPMITIIDDDEFVRLATESFMRSLGFETRTFACAEDFFSSPLRHATDCIITDVQMPGMSGVELLARLRAEGSAVPVIVVTAFPSDRIRSRATELGALGFFPKPFSGADIVACIEKAVGPGPAGP comes from the coding sequence GTGTCTGTTTCTCCGATGATCACGATCATCGACGACGACGAGTTCGTCCGTCTCGCGACCGAGAGTTTCATGCGGTCGCTGGGTTTCGAGACCCGGACCTTTGCCTGCGCAGAGGACTTCTTCTCGTCGCCGCTCCGACATGCCACGGACTGCATCATCACCGATGTGCAGATGCCGGGCATGAGCGGCGTGGAGCTTCTCGCCCGTCTGCGCGCTGAAGGAAGCGCCGTGCCGGTGATCGTCGTGACGGCCTTTCCCAGCGACCGCATCCGCTCCCGCGCCACGGAACTCGGGGCGCTGGGTTTCTTTCCGAAGCCCTTCAGCGGCGCCGACATTGTGGCCTGCATCGAGAAGGCCGTCGGGCCCGGACCGGCCGGCCCCTGA
- a CDS encoding DUF4142 domain-containing protein: MKKYLTAAVAAGAILCAAPVMAQSLGEKTGVNAALGVTPSTQDFVTQAAVSDMFEIESAKLAVERTSDAPTKAFAQQMITDHTKTSQELKGLVSSANLQVNLPTSLDKSHQDKLDRLRSLNGAEFTDAYHKMQEDAHKDAVSLFKRYASGGESAPLKDWAGKTLPALEHHLKVADDLNK; encoded by the coding sequence ATGAAAAAATACCTGACCGCTGCCGTGGCAGCGGGCGCGATCCTGTGCGCCGCTCCCGTGATGGCCCAGTCGCTCGGGGAGAAGACCGGCGTCAACGCCGCGCTCGGTGTCACGCCCTCCACGCAGGACTTCGTAACGCAGGCCGCCGTCAGCGACATGTTCGAGATCGAGAGCGCAAAGCTCGCGGTGGAACGTACGTCCGATGCTCCCACCAAGGCGTTCGCCCAGCAGATGATCACCGATCACACCAAGACATCGCAGGAACTGAAGGGGCTGGTCTCCTCGGCAAACCTTCAGGTCAACCTGCCGACCAGCCTCGACAAGAGCCATCAGGACAAGCTCGACCGGCTGCGCAGCCTGAATGGCGCGGAATTTACTGACGCCTATCACAAGATGCAGGAAGACGCGCACAAGGACGCCGTATCGCTGTTCAAGCGCTACGCCTCCGGTGGGGAGTCGGCGCCCCTGAAGGACTGGGCGGGCAAGACCCTGCCCGCGCTGGAGCACCACCTGAAGGTCGCGGACGACCTCAACAAGTGA
- a CDS encoding two-component system sensor histidine kinase NtrB, which yields MSRSSAERPSQCWMRLLMIGGLCTVIFLIDTLSPMDMAIAVLYGAVVLFASAELDRRGLLLVSGGCVLLTVLSFIITHGEAYTLAATMRAVVAIAAIAITTLLARRNQDATASLRDQAALLDLSHDAIFVRDLGGVITYWSRGAHHLYGWSASEAVGLQTEALLRTRFPCPLDHIMAELESTGQWDGELVHTTRDGRKVVCLSRWSLQREAQGRPARIMETNHDITARKQAEDDLHQARSDIAYVTRLSTLGELATSIAHEVNQPLAAIVTNGEAGLRWLQRDVPDLGEVQLSMSRMISNAQRASNVVGRLRALVRRDAPDHLPLDGGELVEDCLLLLERELANNRVKVCPSFPPDLPRVRGDRVQLQQVVINLVLNAAQAMQAVPEEERVLRISVHCDGATPAPCLLIEVEDSGPGAPPQVLNALFTPFFTTKKDGIGIGLSISRSIVEAHEGRILATPAEPRGLRMTVQLPITGDMAAPGLQEKAS from the coding sequence TTGTCGAGGTCATCGGCCGAGCGGCCGTCCCAGTGCTGGATGCGCCTGCTCATGATAGGCGGCCTGTGCACCGTCATCTTTCTCATCGACACCCTGTCGCCGATGGATATGGCCATTGCCGTGCTTTACGGCGCCGTGGTCCTTTTCGCCTCTGCCGAACTCGACCGCCGCGGGCTCCTTCTGGTCAGCGGAGGGTGCGTCCTCCTCACGGTCCTGAGCTTCATCATCACCCACGGCGAGGCCTATACGCTCGCGGCGACCATGCGCGCCGTGGTGGCCATTGCCGCCATCGCCATCACCACGCTCCTCGCGCGGCGAAACCAGGATGCCACCGCCTCCCTGCGGGATCAGGCGGCCCTGCTCGACCTGTCGCACGATGCCATCTTCGTGCGCGACCTCGGCGGGGTCATCACCTACTGGAGCCGGGGGGCGCATCATCTCTACGGCTGGAGCGCCTCCGAGGCGGTGGGCCTGCAAACCGAGGCGCTGCTGCGGACGCGCTTTCCCTGCCCGCTCGACCACATCATGGCGGAGCTTGAAAGCACGGGGCAGTGGGACGGGGAACTCGTCCACACCACCCGCGATGGCCGCAAGGTGGTGTGCCTCAGTCGCTGGTCGCTCCAGCGGGAGGCGCAAGGCCGGCCCGCGCGCATCATGGAGACGAATCACGACATCACGGCCCGCAAGCAGGCCGAGGACGATCTCCATCAGGCGCGCAGCGACATCGCTTATGTGACGCGCCTGAGTACGCTGGGCGAGCTCGCCACCTCCATTGCCCACGAGGTCAACCAGCCGCTCGCCGCCATCGTGACCAATGGCGAGGCGGGCCTGCGCTGGCTGCAGCGGGACGTGCCGGATCTCGGCGAGGTCCAGCTGAGCATGAGCCGCATGATCTCGAACGCCCAGCGCGCGAGCAACGTCGTGGGACGCCTGCGCGCGCTGGTGCGCAGGGACGCGCCCGACCATCTGCCGCTCGATGGCGGTGAACTGGTCGAGGACTGCCTGCTGCTGCTGGAGCGCGAGCTGGCGAACAACCGGGTGAAGGTCTGCCCCTCCTTCCCGCCCGACCTGCCCCGGGTGCGCGGCGACCGGGTGCAGCTTCAGCAGGTGGTGATCAACCTCGTCCTCAATGCCGCTCAGGCCATGCAGGCGGTGCCCGAGGAGGAGCGCGTGCTGCGCATCAGCGTCCACTGCGACGGGGCGACGCCGGCCCCCTGCCTGCTCATCGAGGTGGAGGACAGCGGACCGGGCGCGCCGCCGCAGGTGCTGAACGCGCTCTTCACCCCTTTCTTCACCACCAAGAAGGACGGCATCGGGATCGGCCTCTCCATCTCGCGCTCCATCGTGGAGGCCCATGAGGGACGCATCCTCGCAACCCCGGCCGAGCCGCGGGGGCTGCGCATGACCGTTCAACTCCCGATCACCGGCGACATGGCAGCGCCCGGTCTGCAGGAGAAGGCCTCGTGA
- a CDS encoding response regulator transcription factor has protein sequence MKVQKSRKETAPATPVVIVVDDDAGLREALSSLFRSVGLEVALFASALEMLAAPLPDAPRCLVLDIRLPGVSGLDFQQQLTRQDVDMPIIFMTGHGDIPMSVRAMKAGALDFLTKPFRDQDMLDAVLAAIAMDRTRRDERAASDHVRTLYESLTEREKQIMGLVTSGLMNKQVAAEVGLSEITVKIYRGNVMRKMAARSFADLVRMAEAVGLSKPKA, from the coding sequence ATGAAGGTCCAGAAATCCCGCAAGGAAACGGCGCCCGCGACACCCGTGGTGATCGTGGTGGACGACGACGCAGGTCTGCGGGAGGCCCTGTCCAGCCTGTTCCGTTCGGTTGGCCTTGAAGTGGCGCTCTTCGCCTCGGCGCTGGAGATGCTCGCCGCCCCCCTGCCCGACGCGCCACGCTGCCTCGTGCTCGACATCCGCCTGCCCGGCGTCAGCGGGCTCGACTTCCAGCAGCAGTTGACGCGGCAGGACGTGGACATGCCCATCATCTTCATGACCGGACACGGGGATATTCCCATGTCGGTGCGGGCCATGAAGGCGGGCGCCCTCGATTTCCTGACCAAGCCGTTCCGCGATCAGGACATGCTCGACGCGGTGCTGGCAGCCATCGCCATGGATCGCACGCGCCGCGACGAACGGGCCGCGTCCGACCACGTCCGCACGCTCTATGAGAGCCTGACCGAACGGGAGAAGCAGATCATGGGACTGGTCACCTCCGGCCTCATGAACAAGCAGGTGGCCGCGGAGGTGGGGCTCAGCGAGATCACGGTGAAGATCTATCGGGGCAACGTCATGCGGAAGATGGCCGCACGTTCCTTCGCCGACCTCGTGCGCATGGCGGAGGCGGTGGGCCTCAGCAAGCCGAAGGCCTGA